One Vitis vinifera cultivar Pinot Noir 40024 chromosome 15, ASM3070453v1 genomic window, AAGCTAAAAGACAATCTTAATATAAAAAGAAGACTAAACGAATTAGAGACTTGATAAAAAAGTAAAtcactaattaaaataaaatcttaataaaCTAAAGTAGAAACTTAACAAAAGACTCAAGCTTAACCTAAACCAACTATGGTAAGTCTTAAGAGGAACTTAAATCATCATTGGCATCCCAAATTAAGGGCTGGGCATTGGAACTagcttttctctttctcttcttgttagttgaaaattttcaaagtatatttattttttgattggcAAATCTTCAAGGTGTATTTTCAATGTTGGTCCCTTTCTCAGGAGGTCCTTGAAGAATATATTTGAGCTTAGTTTCTTATCAGTTTCAAACAAAAAACGTGTGTGCATTCACGATGTAGGATTTATTGGTAGATCATGTGAAAGATAATTTTGTAAGAGGAATCATGTCTTACCAAAGCTTGAGAAATTGAACTTGAAGAGAAACTTAAAACCCATCTATATAATTCGAATTGTTTTTCTTGATCACTACAACAAATATGATGTAGATACTTGCATCAACATCCCATCCATTACAATTagtaaaaataaactaaaagtaTATTACAAAAATCACATTATACTTTAATCTGCATCTCAATTTAATCCATGAACTTTTTGCAATAACGTCTATCTCAAATTATACCCAAATGTCAAATAGGCTCTTTTGTTAAGATTTTCTGTCAATAAATAGATGGAGAAATCCTTGTAACAAGAATATACATGTTGGCATgagtttttatataatatatttaaatatatcaaatttgttaatgagtttGTTCATCTATTTTGATTGAAAATCTTAATAAAAGGACCTATTTGACATTTGGTTATAATTTGGAATTGACGTTATTGCAAAAAGTTCATGGGTTAAAGTATAAGGTTTTAGTTGGAGAAAATGCTTGAGGCAGCATAAAActtaaagaagaagaattgcgattttttatttttgataggtaaagaaagCTCCTTACTAAGTATATGGATGAAAAAGAATTTGTCCATcgaaaaaaaagatgaaaaagattttgataGGGGAGGAAAAATTGTAATGCATGAAATTgtgattaaattatttgaagatgcaACCGCTGCTCCAAGCACATGGGTGAAAAGAATTTTGACAGTGTAGGGAAAGATTGTGGTTCATGTGgtgattaaattttgaatacTGTCACATGCAATGAGAAAAAAAACTGAGACTTGGACTTGGTGTTCTGAGATTATAGTCTCTAACAGAAAAGCTATCTGAGAAGTAGGCTTCTTTATTGGTAACATGTATTATGCTATGGAATCCTTCATCGCCAACAGCTGATGTGGGGTAATTTTGAGAACCCAAAACTTGTTTGATACTGTTATTTCCACTGAGAGAACATTCAAGTTTGTGTATACTTTTAATCCTTTTTGGTTTCATTTTGATGTGGTCTCTTATGTTGTGGTGCAGATGTGGCTATTTTACTCTGAGTTGTTGGGAGTGACCATGGTGGATGCAGAAGTTGGAAGTCCCTCATATTTATGGGGTTGAGGGAAAGCAGTGAAGCATCCAGCAGCTCTTGAAATGCAATGCAATAAATTGTTTCGGGGTTCTAAATTGGAACTGTTAGcgttggtttttatttttttagatatttgaaCTTCAACTGAACCCATAAATACATGACAAAACATGCTTTGGTTTTTTCAGGCCACACTCTCTCTCCTTTTGATGTGTCAATGGtctaaaaatttcaattttctttgtttccctTGGCTTTCGTAGCAGCCAAACAGAGGGATAACTAATTCGTCTTTCACGCTACTGTAAACCAAAAAAATGCAATTCGTCATCAAATTCTTGATGATATGAGAAAAAGAGGAGATAGAATTGAAACAACACAAACAGGAAcatcaaaatcatgaaaggTTAATTTTAAAGGAAGTTCACTATTATTGCATAGAAGTCaccatattaatatataaagcCGAAATTACCCACACCGTAACCCTAACATTCAGTATTACAAGCAATCCTCAAGACCGCAATATTCCGTCCATCAGGTATccaaaaagtgaaaaaagaaagagaaaaaaaaccctcGCCGATATACGGAGAGAGTGAGCGAATAAAAAACCCTAGATCGGCATCTAGATTTTGTCGATGTCCTCGTCCTCGAACTCGATGTAATCGTCGCCCGCGCCTTCGTCCTCCTCGTCGAGGCCGCCGGCGATACCCTCGTTGAGCCTGGTGTTCTCCGGAAGCTCACCATACGCCTTCAGAAGACGAGCCTCGTCGGGCATGTACTTGAGGATGACGTCAGCCTTGTCGTCCTGGTAATCACGAAGACCGACTAGGATGATGTCGCCGGCGGCGATCCAGACCTTCTTGTGCATCTTGCCTCGGATGTGGCAGAGGCGCTTGGTGCCATCGATGCACATGGCCTCACAGCGGCCGTTGCCGAGCATACGGAGCACCTGAGCGTACTCCTGGCCGTCTTCCTTGAAGACAAGCTCCCGTTTCTCATCGTCGGCCTCGTTCTTTCCTCTCTTCCTGTTCTTACCTCCCTTTCCCTTGTTCTTCGGCATCCTTCTCTCccggaaaccctaaccctagattTCTTTCGATTTCTGTTTTCGCAGACCCTAAGCTCTCGATCTTCAAAATCTTTGGGTAACGTTTTGAAACGAGTCAAAGAGCGGATCTCTGGGTCTTATATATATAGGATGGCGTTGGGCTCACGCATTTGTGGATTTAGGATGGGTTTACTTGTGGCGGTGCGGCTGACAACAGAACTCTTAAAACGGTGTCGTTTCATGATGTAGAAATAACCTACTTTTTTTGATGCCTTGCCAGGCAAGTTTTTGGAtttaatgtaaatttttttgaacatattccatttttttaaaggagaaaaaaaaaaaaaagaaaaggaaagaaagggaaagcaCACCTTAGTTTCTCAATCCAATATGATgtaaaaactttcaaaatatttttttatatttttaattattatttaaatattctataaaaatataattattaatattaaaaaaaaacaacttatttttagaataaatttcaacaattttgttattttttttctttaaattagaagatttttttttctctctctaaaaagtaattaaaaaaaatgtcttaccttttttaaagataattaaaaCCCCAAAAGTCTTAATCTCAAAGCTCATTTTTGGTTAAAAACTTTTAATAGTTTAGAGACTGCCTTTATCTAATAAAGATATTATTAAcgtattttatttaattgaaattttttactaaTTAGATGCAATATATTTCATCGGGTCTTATTAGTTTCAAAACGACTTTGGACTttaacaaattcaaattcacatcaaattcaaattcgggttatttgaaactttaaaatttaaggtagatatttatttatgattgataaaactttaaaaatgattaatacAAGAAATTACAAAGATAATGCTTTATATTTCATAATTTGAtttctattatatttctaattcaaaaaattgGCTTCGATAAGTTTTAGAATTGTGTTTATTTgctcttttgtttttataaaaattttgcaATATGTTTTAAAACTAAGTTGATCTCTAAATTTGCATTtgattctaaaataaaataaaattttttaaatagagatattttatttaataaaaaagataagACTTTTATGAATCCAAAGACAACATAATGTGGAGTAGGAAAAGGATTAGTAGATTATTAGACCATTCACGGTTTTTAACACCAAATACGATGTTCATTACTACGtttaattttacttatattaaaatttataataaagtattaatttgagaattaatttaaagaCCACTTATTCAACCCTTCATACTTTCATTATATTAAGATTAACCACAaaatttcttttagatatttttaagaaaaaaaattgtaatatttgaaaaaaaaaatgtattttgatatacatatatttgaaagaaaaaaattaaatttatcaaaatctaataaatttatttactaaGAGAGagattatttttaatcactTGAATTAATTTTACGCGGTTCTACCAttctttttatctaatttttttcaaatgtcTGCAGCAAAACACAAtcttcccattttaaaaataggttatcTAAAGTAAAATCCAATGGAAAGTTCGAACTACAATCCAAGCCAAAAACTGGCTAAGAATAGACGCAAGAGAGAGCAGTAGATTGACTtgtataattttcaaattaagttcTTTTTTAACTGAACCAGTTCAGAAGAACAGAAACAACCACCACCACCCAACAACAAAACACAAAACCATCACTCACCCCTAAGTCCCTAACACAACCCCAACTCCTCCCCCTCCGGCACTCCACTActctccctctctcctctcctctcccaTTTACACTTTCCTCCATTTCCATCCTGGACCTCAGTTTAGGCCTGGAACAGAAGCAACATCTTATATGATACATCCACTACCACTTCAATCAAGCCAAGGGCAGAAAAGGGGAGATCAGCCTGAAATGCTTTGAGGGCAGAGATTCAGGGGGGATGTGTATTAGTGTCTGATGGTAAGCTCGGCCCTGAGATGGAGGATACCGTTGATGAAGTATAGACTGTCTTCAGCCACAAAGGAGGTCCATGGTATGGCAAATAAGTTTCGGTACCCAACTGCCTTGCCTCCTGTGAATGTGTAGTTTCCTTTGTATTTGCTGATGTACTCCTCTGTTGGTTTTGACCTTGCTGCAAACTCGTAGTCTACGGCGAAAGTCACTGAACCCTTTTCTTGCATTCCCAGAAACAGGCCAAAGCAATGGATAGAGCTCTGCTGGTCCATGTTGCAGTGTGCTGAGAGGAAGAAGCCTTGTCCCCCCAAGTGGAATGCCTGAGAATATACCCGTCCGGATGGGAATAGATTTATGCACTCCTCCCGCTTTAGATCCAGGTAAACAACACATTGCTGTCGAGGAAGTTCAAACTCCACAACCTTGACTGGACGATACTTGTAGGCCCGCTCCACGAAGCGACGGTTGGTGAGGGCGGAGTCCTCTGCAGCCAGGCTTCGCTGCCGATGAGGGGCCTCAGCCTTGAAAAATAGAGCCTCCAGCACAGCCTTGGATGCAAGGTCGTGATCAAAGTCATTGCAGGTTAGAACCTTCTTAAGCTTCCTGCAGGTCATATAGGGGAAGCGGATGAAGCGGCCCAGGCGTGTACCAAGGATTTCACGCCGCTCCTCCAATTTTGGGTACTGAGCCCTGGCCCACTTCAACACAAAATCATACACTGCATCCTCTGATGCAACCTGGAGATCATCACTGGACAAAACTGCCTCAATCCCAGCAAGGGGCAAGGCCATCACCTCTTCTTGAAACCtggttttaaatgaaaaaagaaaacgaAATCATGAATCAGCCTCCAAACACTATCATCCCCACGGATGTTAAGGACTGTTTTCCAGAtgaattttgcttcttttttcaCACTTTGTTCTTCTAAATGCATATCAATTCACCATATTTTGGTCCTCCTgactttttagtttttagtgCAACAACCAACTCAGGCAATGAAGATGCCCATTCATTAAGAGGGTAAGGAAAAGGAAACGTTGTGAAAGGGTTTCCAAATATCAAGTCAGTGAATAGACTATACTATGTGTGAAAGAAGCTTACTTGGTTATGTCCTTGTAACGACCAGCAAGGTACTGCTTGGCTGCATCTGTTAAAGGCTGAACTGCCTCGGCCATTAAGACACTAGAAGGAAGCTCTAGATAGAGCAATGCAGATTCAGGCGTCATGGATAAGTTCCTTAAGAGTCTGCTGCAGTGCCTCATACATGAAGCAACCTCAAATTTATCAGCAGCCATCAGCACATCCAGCAAACCAGGAGCTGTACTTGTGGATAGGGTATTGCTATACATGAAATTCAAGAGCTCCATGAGAGCAGCTTCCTCTGTATCAATGAGTAAAAATGATAAACGGTTGGAAAGGTGGGTTTAAACCCAAACTGAAAAATTGCTGAAACAAAACACATATTTCAATGGAACAATTGGAATACATGAATGAAATttactaccaaaaaaaaaaaaaaaaaaaaccacaactTGCATGCAGACAAATCTAAACCAATTTCATATGGCAATACAACTACAACTGACTAGTGATGGTTAAAAATGAGCACCCATCATTGAGCAAAAGATCACCAAACCAATAATTTACAATTTCCATAAAGTGAACCGACTCAGAAAGTAGAAAGAGGTGATAACTGTGCATACCAGAGGCGTTAATTCGTAAAGTTACATGCCTCTGCTCTGACTCCCTCATCCCATTTGAGAAGAGCTGAAGATGGAAAGGAAGAAAAGTAAACATCATCCAGCAATTTAAGCAAGTAATAGAATGAGATCAACTTCCATTATAATAGCGATCTTTACCTTATAGAAAAATGGACTTTTTGCAGCTAAAATAGGAGAGCTAATGTGTAGAGTTTTAATTCTCACAACTGTAGAACAATCCATGTTCCAGGCTGAATTATTGCCAACTTCAGCTTCATCACCTACAAAAGTAGAGCAGGCTTGAAAATTTTCTAGTAACAGATGGAAATATGGAGCCCGAGAGTTAACAGTTGCAGCCCTTAGATTGAAAAAAAGTCACCCTTGTTACAAGAGCCAAGAGTTACAACTTTACTGTGCACCTTAAATTATTCCAATACCTGATGCAGATTCTTCAATCATCGCAACTGCTTCCTCGTCTTCATTTTCACAGGCCACAACATCATCCACGTCAGGCTGGTTACAATTTAAAATCTGTTCCTCAGGACAAGCAACAATATCTGCACCTAAAACAGATAGTAAATATTGATTAACATCAatttaaatacatatataagCATATAAGGTAATTAACTTCTGAAATATGCATGATAGAAGCATATTATTATAAAGCATTAAACTTATTATGCAACGAAACAATAACAGAGTGAGGCACTGCCACCCAGGATCCATTGTTAGCTCTCTACCCTCTATATAATGCTCTACAAGAGTTTATGGGAAACACATGCATCAACATGCAGCATCACATCACTGCCTATTCTGCTATTAACCatgattatatttaatttaaggGGTCAAATAACACGAACTGATCCCGTCTGTAAGCACACACAACGATCATgctaagagagagagaaggagagagaTCTGTTATTTCAGACTCACACAATTTGAATTTGCTTCTCTCTACATTGATTCATTCCAAATTGTCCATTATGAGGACAAGCCAACATGACACCCATTACTTCCACAAAAATAACATCATGACAGCCTGACAGTGAGCTATACAATGGGAGAAACTAACTTGGGACATCCTCAAATCCGAATGAAAAGAGGTAATGACAAAGccacaagaaaaatgaaaggaaaaccAGGGATTCTTAATGCTGTTTTAGGAAAAAACAATATAGAACTCATAGGGCATGGAACTTTCTCCTCCAAAGTCAAGACACTCATTCTATGAGAAAAAGTTTCTCCTCAAGCAAGATCTTTAATATGTACCTCAACCCGTGACAAAATTTGGGCTTGCATAATATTTTACCATCTCATAGATATTAATTTTTGACATGCAAATTGATATGTAAAACCCAAGTCAAAATTATGTAACAAGCACTATATGAAGAGAATTTACACTCCATCTAGTTGTTATACACAAGAAACCGTTTGAAACCTCACTCTACAAATTAATATCCAAAGCAATATTTTAAGTCTAAGGAAGGAACATGTACAGTAAAGTTTTTCCTGTTAAAACAAAGGATTGAATAttgaacttgaaaaaaaataaattcaaataacaCTAAAATACTCTGTTTGGTATCTGAGAAactaaaagaagagaaaagtgaAATAGAAACTCTCTTAATCATAATTTGTGTTGCTTTGGGGCCAAAAATGTATAAGTCAATTCCTTGTGCAACTGTTCATTTTGTTAGGCACCATCTAAAAGAAAGATTTGCCACAAGTACAActcaaattattttcctttttgactATAACACAgcttaatttcattttccaagATACCTACCAGTCAAGTTTtcaagtttttcttcttttcctcagCTATGTCAACAGCCAAAGAGAGGGCATACAATTCCATTGAAGGCTATTTTTCGGTTGAATTGAGATGATTATTTTTTGCCATCCAAAAAAGGTcctaaattcattttcttttccctcctGTGCTTTCCCAACAACCTAACGGAGGCGatggaaaataaagagaaaaacgCAAATCGATCTAAGATCAAGAATGAAATTTGATAATTAGATGGCTTGGTCTCATTTCCCAAAATACCGAAAAAGTCAAAATTTCAgtcctcttttcttttcccaaCCTTTTCGGCAGCCAAATAGTGGGCATACAAACCCAACCAACGACTAGTTAGCTTgatagaaaaaaaggaaaaaaaaaaaaaaaaacctagaaaaaCAAACTAATTATcctctaaaatttattttcttccccGTTTCTCTCTGCTCTTCCAGCAACCGAAGAGGGGGTacgaaaattattttgaaaagaaaccACATACCATATCTCAGAAAATCCATGAAATTGGAGATTACTTAGCTTAGTTTCAGTTTCCAAAAGACCTAATAAGTCAAAATttcagttttcttttcttttccccagATTTCCCGGCAGCCAAAAAGAAATTATCGAcctaattttcattttcccccactaaaccaaaagaaaagaaattcaccgaaattaatttttctttccccCTGTCCTCTGCTTTCCGGGAAACCAAACAgaggcaaaaagaaaaaaagaaaaaacacacaaaCCGTTCTCCTTCTTGATATCTTCTCTCCTCCTCTTACGGTGCCTAGCCCAATCAGCGATGCTCGTGCATCCCTCACCTTCAGACCTCGAATCCTGCGACCCCGCCATGATCTCGATCCGCAGAACCCGATCGGAGAAGTTACTGTCATTGAAGGCGAATCCGAAATCGCAAGACGAAACCGTGGGTGTGGATCCCGGTGAGGAATCGGAGTCCATGGCCGTTCTCGGGTCGAACAGATCCGTGTTGGAATCTCTCATCTGGGGtgtcttctctctcttctcttctatCCTCTTCCCTCTCCTCCACAGAGTCGAAGATGGAAGATGGAAGATTGAAGATGGAGGAGAAAAACCCTAGTGTCGatgaaacgacgtcgtttagCTGGAGATGAATCGGGTTCGAATTCCAACGACtgacaaaatatatatttatattgaaatcGACACGGAAAAGTCCTCTCCTGTGAGCGGCCTACCTTCCGTGTAAATGAACTTGTTATTCTTACAAATTTTAGCACGTGGCATCATTTTATTGGTCCATCACTGgcaaaaatttttaattttttttatataaatatgtagtaaatcaaatattaagagaatttctttatctttatttgttcattatttattatattacattttctaattaaattttccatttttggaaagatgagtttacaaaaatgaaaaaagtgaaCACTAATTtggtattttcaaaattttctttaataaaatgatatatttaatattagaataatttatttaattaatcacaAATATATTAGAGTTTGATCGTAtgatttaaaaatggttttttttatttatttttaaaatttttaatgttgtttagtcatcattctctaaaaataatttttaaaagcaaagtgaaatagaaataattttttaaaaataagaataaattgttttcaccaattctttaaaataaaaggaaaatatataccTCTTTGATCATGacttttaaatcttatttttgaaaaactatttttaacttaaaaaataaaaaacagttactAAAAACAAGTTTTCCAAGTCatcattattttgaattaacaTGATATTGACTTTTTAGACTTGACCTATTCAAATTTAGTTAATATTAGGATTATCAAAAGACAATGACCTaaaaacttaataaataaaagtgaaagaacccgaatttaaaaattaatttcaaaaaatattttctaaaaactaattatttttaataaattctagAATTGCCGTGACTTAGGGATTAAAAGAGATGTCAATAGCCCATGTAAGGGTTTTGACATTTAAATTACTACTTTgacaattgaaattaaaattttattacccaagtttaaatttatttctagaaataaaatatttttatacaattttgtttttaaaaaatataaatgcttTATTTTCATGGTCAAAACTGAAatcattttggtttttattattaCATAAATCCTAAGAATTGCCGGTCAATTCGGGAGTCAACAAAAGTCAATAGCCCATGTTAGGGTTTTGAAATATAAACTGATACTtcgattaaaaaaaataaaaaaaaatcctatatatataggatgaaaatagaaaaataaaggaaaaaaaatataaggaaagaaaaagtgaaaaaataaattcaaaaggaattaattatttttataaaatacataaaattttaattatatttatttaatagtaATGAAATTAAACAGaaaccatttttcttattatttttttaaattaattgattaaaacaGATGGAAATAgccaaaatttgtaaaattaatatcccatattttttaacttattttttttttatgtaaataccctttaatatttagattatttacatgtgttttaaaagaaaaaatatatatatatatttttacaagaaaaaagagaggACAATTTTGTCCAAATGGGTCTTTTTTAAGGTGAAAACAATTGGAGGGTTAAGATTTCCAAACGAGgatgatttcatttcttttaatcaaataactttttttgttttttagcactttccgagaaccaaacatggcAATTACAAAAATCAAGCTAGACATTATTATTGGAACTTTGTTTCTAATGGGTTATGTGATCAAATTACATATGACGAAGTCAATagtgaataaattattaaatttaaatatgatattcaCCATGGCCAAATGCATACTACCATAAGAAAgcataaagaaagaaacaaacttTTGGATTCTAATTAGACCAATTTGAATGATAGCCTAAGCCTACCTTTGTATGCGATAAAAAGCCACCATGTTTGGTAACcatgaattgaaaattttggatttgagTCGTGTTGACCTAAAAGGCAAGAatattaaatttacaatttagcttgaaaattattaaataatatttgattcaaAGAAATAGAATTGGAAGTCACCAACCCACCAtattggatttttaattttatttattattttagaaaataaatagtaTGAAAATGTTTTTCACCTGCATAAACAAAGTTGTAGATGGATAAAGTCTAGGCCAAATTTCTTTCTCcttcttaaaaatttgaataagaaataactatatcaaattattttaataaaaatatttcttattttataaaggatcaatataatataaaggaaaagttaAAGTTACTTTATAcgaatcatattttatttatcatttaggTAAGAcgtaatttcatatttaaatctATTTGGATTGGAAAGTTACAAATTCTTTTGTAAgttcaataaaaagtttttatacttgttttgttaattttgtttgaatagcttataattttaaaagaaaacttaGCATGAAAGTTATGAAGATGttactttttgttgaaagtTCTTATTGACTTGTGTAAGAAGTTACTTGtaactttttgttgaaagttatttttttaatattaatacttTTAATTGAAGTAcataataaaaagttattcCAGACAAGGAAagaaagtagaaggaaaaaaagggaaaaaaaaatagttttaggctatatttggttcttgaaaagttctaagaaagaaaaaaaaagttaaaaaaatatttttctcatatttgattgtttaataaaaaaaaaaataattaaaactaattatgaatttatatattttaaaattatttaatctttatatcgaagagttaaatataattgaaataaatttaaaatagtaaatataaataattaattgattttaaattgattttttatttttttttcattttttattttttcctatacttttccttttatttttctttaaatttcctaggaatcaaatatagccctagaattaataaattatttttatattctatttcaAATTCAAAGATTAAGAGTGTGTTGGatggtatttttatttgaaatgtttttaataaaagcgTTTcctata contains:
- the LOC100263709 gene encoding eukaryotic translation initiation factor 1A — encoded protein: MPKNKGKGGKNRKRGKNEADDEKRELVFKEDGQEYAQVLRMLGNGRCEAMCIDGTKRLCHIRGKMHKKVWIAAGDIILVGLRDYQDDKADVILKYMPDEARLLKAYGELPENTRLNEGIAGGLDEEDEGAGDDYIEFEDEDIDKI
- the LOC100241455 gene encoding BTB/POZ domain-containing protein POB1 isoform X1 translates to MRDSNTDLFDPRTAMDSDSSPGSTPTVSSCDFGFAFNDSNFSDRVLRIEIMAGSQDSRSEGEGCTSIADWARHRKRRREDIKKENGADIVACPEEQILNCNQPDVDDVVACENEDEEAVAMIEESASGDEAEVGNNSAWNMDCSTVVRIKTLHISSPILAAKSPFFYKLFSNGMRESEQRHVTLRINASEEAALMELLNFMYSNTLSTSTAPGLLDVLMAADKFEVASCMRHCSRLLRNLSMTPESALLYLELPSSVLMAEAVQPLTDAAKQYLAGRYKDITKFQEEVMALPLAGIEAVLSSDDLQVASEDAVYDFVLKWARAQYPKLEERREILGTRLGRFIRFPYMTCRKLKKVLTCNDFDHDLASKAVLEALFFKAEAPHRQRSLAAEDSALTNRRFVERAYKYRPVKVVEFELPRQQCVVYLDLKREECINLFPSGRVYSQAFHLGGQGFFLSAHCNMDQQSSIHCFGLFLGMQEKGSVTFAVDYEFAARSKPTEEYISKYKGNYTFTGGKAVGYRNLFAIPWTSFVAEDSLYFINGILHLRAELTIRH
- the LOC100241455 gene encoding BTB/POZ domain-containing protein POB1 isoform X2 — protein: MRDSNTDLFDPRTAMDSDSSPGSTPTVSSCDFGFAFNDSNFSDRVLRIEIMAGSQDSRSEGEGCTSIADWARHRKRRREDIKKENDIVACPEEQILNCNQPDVDDVVACENEDEEAVAMIEESASGDEAEVGNNSAWNMDCSTVVRIKTLHISSPILAAKSPFFYKLFSNGMRESEQRHVTLRINASEEAALMELLNFMYSNTLSTSTAPGLLDVLMAADKFEVASCMRHCSRLLRNLSMTPESALLYLELPSSVLMAEAVQPLTDAAKQYLAGRYKDITKFQEEVMALPLAGIEAVLSSDDLQVASEDAVYDFVLKWARAQYPKLEERREILGTRLGRFIRFPYMTCRKLKKVLTCNDFDHDLASKAVLEALFFKAEAPHRQRSLAAEDSALTNRRFVERAYKYRPVKVVEFELPRQQCVVYLDLKREECINLFPSGRVYSQAFHLGGQGFFLSAHCNMDQQSSIHCFGLFLGMQEKGSVTFAVDYEFAARSKPTEEYISKYKGNYTFTGGKAVGYRNLFAIPWTSFVAEDSLYFINGILHLRAELTIRH